Sequence from the Piscinibacter sp. HJYY11 genome:
CCACACGGCCGAAGCCCGTTTGCGTGGTCCTACGGAGTGGTGCTGCGTGCTCCCGCAGTGGTGAAGGCGTGTGCCGCTCCTGATACTGAATCGCAGGTTCCGCAGAGGACCGTTGGTGTTCAAGTTCTAACCATCGGAGACAAGCATGCGTTCCTCAATCCATCACATGGCGGCAGTGGCGCTGTGCGCCCTCACCAGCCTGGCCACGGCCCAGACGGTTCGGATCGGCTTCATTGCACCGCTCACGGGCGGCTCGAGTGACTTCGGCACCTCTGCGCGCTACGGCGCCGAGCTGGCCGTCAACGAGATCAACGAGGTCGGCGGCTACATGGGCCGCAAGTTTGAGCTCGTGGTGCGCGACGACAAGGGCGATCCTGAAACCGGATTGAAGGTGTCGCAAGAGCTCGTGGAGAAGGAGAAGGTCGACTTCACCGTCGGCTTCTGCAACACCGGCGTCGCCATGCGGTCCCTGGACGTGTTCCAGAACGCGAAGCACGTGCTGATGGTGCCCTGTTCGCAGGGCAGCGCGGTCACCACCAAGTTCCCGGCGCGGGACAGCTACATCTTCCGCGTGGCGCCGCCCGACCACACCAACGCCAAGTTCCTCGTCAGCGAAATCGTCGATCGCCGCAAGTGGCGCCGCGTGGCGATCTTTGCCGACCGCACCGGCTATGGAGAGGGCGGCCTGCGCGACCTCACGGCCGAGTTGGCCAAGCGCAAGCTCGAGCCGGTCTATGTGGCGCGATTCAACCTGGGCGTGAAGAGCCTGGTCGACGAAATGCGCGCGGCGAAGGCGGCCCGCGCGGACGCGATCATCTCCTACACGGTGGGGCCGGAGCAGGCGGTGGCGGTGAAGAGCCGGCAGGAGGCCGGCCACAGCATCCCGTACTTCGCGCCCTGGCCGCTGTCGTTCCGCAGCGTGCTCGAGACCGCCGGGGCGAGCGCGCTCGAAGGCACGATGATGGTCCAGACCATCATCCACAACACGCTGAACGAGCATCGCGCGTCCTTCATCGCCCGCTACTACAAGCATGCGAATGAACCGCGGATCGGCTCCTTGATGGCGGCGGCCCAAAGCTACGACGCCGTCAATCTGATGTTGCGGGCCATGTTCGTGACCAAGGGCGACACCGATGGCGCCAAGCTCA
This genomic interval carries:
- a CDS encoding ABC transporter substrate-binding protein, producing the protein MRSSIHHMAAVALCALTSLATAQTVRIGFIAPLTGGSSDFGTSARYGAELAVNEINEVGGYMGRKFELVVRDDKGDPETGLKVSQELVEKEKVDFTVGFCNTGVAMRSLDVFQNAKHVLMVPCSQGSAVTTKFPARDSYIFRVAPPDHTNAKFLVSEIVDRRKWRRVAIFADRTGYGEGGLRDLTAELAKRKLEPVYVARFNLGVKSLVDEMRAAKAARADAIISYTVGPEQAVAVKSRQEAGHSIPYFAPWPLSFRSVLETAGASALEGTMMVQTIIHNTLNEHRASFIARYYKHANEPRIGSLMAAAQSYDAVNLMLRAMFVTKGDTDGAKLKAALGRITKPYQGVVTMYQQPFTDDDHEAFTENMLFLGVWKKGQIEYFYPEDAKRAGFIRRKKDA